The proteins below are encoded in one region of Parvicella tangerina:
- a CDS encoding T9SS type A sorting domain-containing protein: MSWLILLIFQSVLLNAQTIQLGAGTGESWEQNSSPVNIYYRRTVCQMVYTAQELQDAFASSTNPISEMGFYVVESPIYTLRQYTIKMKHVGVNDVSSPLGTTGWTTVVNSFNYSPTAGGFDMIPLDTPFLWDGTSSIGVEVCWSRVNPTWNASGKVRIYGTANGYRYSWTDNNGSSCGSTPNTVTTDKPQIQLVFVGGTTTNWTGAIDTDWFNEGNWSAGIPNPIMDAVIPTGLTNYPNLIGSGAKCNNLTIEPSASLEINTTDSLQVYGNWNNDGLFIANESTVLFKGFGATPNTVDAGGAQTFYNFEVRSEGGVTLNSGSYNIAGNLRLRGGTFTSNNLVTLTSDLANTGRLTRIQNFCDYQLIMSDSYGDGWNGGYITFKVDGEIVDSYNAEGTGTTVNLPLPDGARFSLTYNAGRYEGENTYTLVDNTGSTIFSDGPGPSTGEVFTATASCPFSNTYVGDLTVNRYLSIPNNEWRELSSGLNGQTLGDYQDDGIIMTNFPGSNYPTFGWTSVYAYQENNANGVKEDGWVEPTSIADPVYPDAGHRIYIGSGNYTTSMTGTPITGNFNYSLDYQNITPAEIAATEEQKGWNLIGNPYPCSVSWDSIDAANKVNMIDAIWIWSGSAGNYGVYVGGAGSGTNDVGNSIASSQAFWVHATAPGASLLIEEEDKVETDPTFVKNGMYHNLHVELKGGNNGFHDEIVIAENGNASNSFDDYDAYKLFSPLPSAPQLYMLGKDNYLSINSFEDLEAKHIPIGAHIPTDGNYELVFKNMNHMENLSCLILEDKYLGYLHDVLADSIFSFSANSGTLEDRFILHISNYGSGNTADLCQHFSAVNSNYQTASVKVHPNPTQTGFLNIESSNKINQVQVVDILGQLVKTEVTDSFNTRLATDDLTNGIYFLRVSTEQGIELIKFEVMD, from the coding sequence TTGTCATGGCTCATATTACTCATTTTTCAATCCGTTCTGCTGAACGCACAAACCATTCAGCTAGGGGCAGGAACAGGAGAATCGTGGGAACAAAACTCCTCTCCTGTTAATATTTATTACAGAAGAACCGTGTGTCAAATGGTATATACGGCTCAAGAATTACAAGACGCCTTTGCGTCCAGTACAAATCCCATTTCAGAAATGGGTTTTTACGTTGTTGAAAGTCCAATTTATACCTTGAGACAATACACCATAAAAATGAAGCATGTTGGTGTTAATGATGTTTCATCCCCATTAGGAACAACCGGTTGGACTACCGTAGTAAACTCCTTTAATTATTCTCCAACTGCTGGTGGTTTTGATATGATTCCCTTAGATACGCCTTTTTTGTGGGATGGAACGAGCAGTATTGGCGTTGAAGTTTGCTGGAGTCGGGTGAACCCTACCTGGAATGCTTCTGGTAAGGTTAGGATTTACGGAACGGCCAACGGTTACCGATACAGTTGGACCGACAATAACGGGAGCAGCTGTGGATCAACCCCCAATACCGTGACTACGGATAAACCTCAGATTCAACTTGTTTTTGTTGGAGGAACAACCACCAATTGGACTGGTGCCATTGATACCGATTGGTTTAACGAGGGGAACTGGAGTGCAGGAATTCCCAACCCCATTATGGATGCCGTAATCCCGACTGGACTGACGAACTACCCGAATTTGATTGGGTCTGGAGCCAAATGTAACAACCTAACCATCGAGCCGAGTGCATCTTTAGAAATCAATACAACGGACTCCCTTCAGGTTTACGGCAACTGGAATAATGACGGTCTGTTTATTGCCAATGAATCCACTGTCTTGTTCAAAGGGTTTGGAGCTACACCCAACACCGTAGATGCGGGAGGTGCCCAAACTTTTTACAACTTTGAAGTACGTTCAGAAGGAGGAGTAACTCTGAACTCTGGCAGTTATAATATAGCAGGTAATTTACGATTACGAGGTGGTACTTTCACCTCAAACAATCTTGTAACGCTGACTTCTGACCTAGCGAATACGGGAAGGCTGACCAGAATTCAGAACTTTTGCGATTATCAATTGATTATGAGTGATTCTTATGGTGATGGGTGGAACGGAGGTTATATCACGTTTAAGGTGGATGGAGAAATCGTTGATAGTTATAACGCTGAAGGAACAGGAACAACAGTCAACCTACCCCTCCCAGATGGTGCTCGTTTTTCTTTAACATACAATGCGGGTAGATACGAAGGAGAAAATACTTACACACTAGTGGATAATACAGGAAGTACGATTTTTTCGGATGGACCTGGTCCCTCTACCGGGGAAGTATTTACTGCTACAGCTAGTTGTCCCTTTTCTAATACGTACGTGGGAGACCTTACCGTAAACAGATATCTCAGCATCCCCAATAACGAGTGGAGAGAACTTTCCAGTGGTTTGAATGGTCAAACACTTGGCGATTATCAAGATGACGGCATCATCATGACCAACTTCCCTGGATCTAACTACCCTACTTTTGGTTGGACCAGCGTTTACGCCTACCAAGAAAACAACGCCAATGGGGTTAAAGAAGATGGTTGGGTTGAGCCTACCAGCATTGCTGATCCGGTTTACCCTGATGCAGGGCATCGCATTTATATCGGCTCTGGGAATTATACCACCTCAATGACAGGAACCCCGATTACGGGTAACTTTAACTACTCGTTAGATTATCAAAATATCACTCCTGCAGAGATTGCTGCCACTGAGGAGCAAAAAGGCTGGAACCTCATTGGAAACCCTTATCCCTGTTCGGTATCCTGGGATAGTATCGATGCCGCCAACAAAGTCAATATGATTGATGCCATCTGGATATGGTCTGGAAGTGCGGGGAATTATGGTGTTTATGTAGGCGGAGCAGGTTCTGGCACCAACGATGTTGGCAACAGCATTGCTTCTTCTCAAGCCTTTTGGGTGCACGCTACTGCTCCGGGAGCAAGTCTATTGATCGAGGAAGAAGATAAGGTAGAAACAGACCCTACTTTTGTAAAAAATGGCATGTATCATAACCTTCATGTTGAATTAAAAGGTGGCAACAATGGATTTCACGATGAAATTGTCATTGCAGAAAATGGCAATGCGTCTAACTCATTTGACGATTATGATGCCTATAAACTTTTCAGCCCTTTACCTTCTGCTCCGCAGCTATATATGTTGGGAAAAGACAATTATTTATCGATTAACTCCTTTGAAGATCTGGAAGCAAAACACATTCCTATTGGAGCTCACATCCCAACAGATGGTAACTATGAGCTTGTGTTTAAGAATATGAACCACATGGAAAACCTGAGTTGCCTAATTTTGGAAGATAAGTATCTTGGGTATTTGCACGATGTGCTCGCTGATAGCATCTTCTCTTTCTCTGCCAATTCAGGAACTTTAGAAGATCGTTTTATACTTCATATCAGTAATTATGGTAGTGGAAATACGGCAGATCTCTGTCAGCATTTTTCAGCAGTGAACAGCAATTACCAGACAGCTTCTGTTAAGGTTCATCCCAACCCTACCCAGACTGGATTCTTGAATATTGAGAGTTCGAATAAAATCAATCAAGTTCAGGTAGTAGATATTCTGGGACAATTAGTCAAAACCGAAGTTACTGATTCGTTCAACACCAGATTAGCCACGGATGATTTGACGAATGGGATATACTTCTTAAGAGTGAGTACTGAACAAGGTATAGAGTTGATCAAATTTGAAGTTATGGATTAA